In the Paenibacillus sp. FSL H7-0357 genome, one interval contains:
- a CDS encoding DHA2 family efflux MFS transporter permease subunit: MVRNTANSQKSHKPQKEKMDPVILKITLILVFGALAPLFDSTMVNVAINTLTVDLKSTVSLIQWVITGYVLAMGMTVPVSGWAVNRFGGKKVYMFSLVIFLAGSILCSLSWNPGSLIGFRLLQGAGAGILIPTLQTVLVQSAGGRNLGRIMSIIGIPTVLGPILGPVLGGIIINSWSWRFIFYVNIPVTLIALVLAWRGIPADEPSSDKQSLDIIGLLLMSPAFAILIYGISQISAYGGLNSSRVAVPLLVGLSLMTVFIVYALRTKKAPLLDLRLFTSRVFSASNVTVFLAGMIMNGALLLLPLYYQQVRGESVLFTGLLLIPQGIGMLLTRGWIGGLADRMGSRLIVILSLAVTIAATLPFAVAGFETSPFLLAASLMIRGAALNGLLIPVMVSAYVGLSKAQVPHASISLRIFQTIGGAFGAAILATVIQHELAAHPAPNVNTVAGAYNTAFWWLIGFAIIAFLPALLLTTRKDRSVSKQI; encoded by the coding sequence ATGGTAAGAAATACTGCAAATAGCCAAAAGTCTCATAAGCCTCAGAAAGAAAAAATGGACCCGGTCATACTTAAGATAACCCTCATTCTGGTGTTTGGTGCGCTCGCACCGCTATTTGACTCGACAATGGTCAATGTGGCCATAAATACACTTACAGTGGATTTAAAAAGCACAGTCTCGCTCATCCAATGGGTTATAACAGGATATGTACTGGCCATGGGTATGACGGTGCCGGTTTCAGGCTGGGCTGTCAATCGTTTTGGCGGCAAAAAGGTATACATGTTCTCACTCGTTATATTTTTAGCCGGTTCCATTCTATGCTCTCTGTCGTGGAATCCCGGCAGCCTAATCGGCTTCCGGCTTCTGCAGGGGGCGGGTGCGGGAATCTTGATCCCGACTTTGCAAACAGTGCTTGTTCAAAGCGCTGGCGGCCGCAATCTTGGTCGTATAATGTCGATTATCGGCATTCCAACAGTGCTGGGTCCGATTCTCGGACCAGTACTGGGCGGCATTATCATCAATAGCTGGAGCTGGCGTTTTATCTTCTATGTTAATATTCCGGTCACTCTTATTGCTCTGGTGCTGGCGTGGCGGGGAATCCCGGCTGACGAACCTTCCTCAGACAAACAGTCCCTCGACATAATCGGTCTCCTGCTGATGTCACCCGCATTTGCCATACTGATTTACGGCATATCCCAGATCAGTGCTTATGGGGGTCTAAACAGTAGCAGAGTTGCGGTTCCGCTGTTGGTTGGCCTGTCCCTCATGACTGTGTTTATCGTCTACGCTTTGCGTACAAAAAAAGCACCGCTGCTTGACCTGCGTCTGTTTACATCCCGCGTTTTCTCCGCTTCGAATGTTACGGTCTTTCTTGCAGGCATGATCATGAACGGAGCCTTGCTCCTCCTGCCATTATACTATCAGCAGGTGCGTGGTGAAAGTGTACTGTTTACCGGACTCCTGTTGATTCCTCAAGGAATCGGTATGTTGTTGACCCGAGGTTGGATAGGTGGATTGGCCGATCGCATGGGATCGCGGCTTATTGTTATACTAAGTCTGGCGGTTACAATAGCTGCAACGCTTCCTTTTGCCGTAGCCGGCTTCGAAACCAGTCCGTTCTTGTTGGCAGCATCGTTGATGATACGGGGTGCGGCTTTGAACGGACTCCTGATTCCGGTCATGGTTTCAGCCTATGTAGGATTAAGCAAAGCACAAGTGCCTCATGCCAGTATTTCGTTGAGGATTTTCCAGACCATCGGGGGAGCATTCGGAGCAGCTATTCTGGCAACAGTCATCCAGCATGAACTTGCAGCTCACCCCGCACCCAATGTCAACACAGTTGCAGGGGCATATAATACTGCCTTCTGGTGGTTGATTGGATTTGCTATTATCGCATTTTTGCCCGCACTGCTATTAACAACGCGTAAGGATAGATCGGTGTCCAAACAAATATGA
- a CDS encoding TetR/AcrR family transcriptional regulator, with protein sequence MDEIKNDPVSQPSQVTGDDDQLSGARRRGDILENAILQAAWDELGEVGYALLTMEKIAARAKTNKTAVYRRWPNKAKIVVAAIIKHVPKPELASFTPDTGDLRKDVFILLQGIAKPLQTIGAETMHGLMVEYHGKDLISSLPELMRPRSEDKLTAAMKSILKNAEKRGELSLETINARVIALPADLLRYEILTTHEPVTDETLIGIVDDVFLPLVIAK encoded by the coding sequence ATGGATGAAATAAAGAATGACCCTGTGTCTCAACCTAGCCAAGTTACGGGTGATGATGATCAGCTCTCAGGCGCACGCCGCCGTGGTGATATTCTCGAAAATGCGATATTGCAGGCTGCCTGGGATGAACTGGGCGAGGTTGGTTATGCCCTGCTGACGATGGAAAAAATCGCAGCTCGGGCTAAGACCAACAAAACAGCCGTATATCGCCGCTGGCCAAATAAAGCGAAGATTGTTGTGGCAGCTATAATCAAACATGTGCCCAAACCTGAACTTGCCAGTTTCACTCCCGATACCGGCGATCTGCGCAAGGATGTGTTTATCCTGCTTCAAGGAATTGCGAAACCCCTGCAGACGATTGGCGCTGAAACCATGCATGGTCTGATGGTCGAATACCACGGCAAAGATTTAATTTCTTCTTTGCCGGAGTTGATGCGGCCGAGAAGTGAAGACAAGTTGACAGCAGCCATGAAGTCGATTTTGAAAAATGCTGAGAAACGGGGAGAGCTTAGTCTGGAGACAATCAATGCCCGGGTCATTGCGCTTCCCGCTGATTTACTGCGGTATGAAATACTTACAACCCATGAGCCTGTAACGGATGAGACCCTCATAGGGATTGTTGATGATGTTTTTTTGCCGCTTGTTATAGCAAAATAA
- a CDS encoding alpha/beta hydrolase, translating to MAYISRHDIDIHYEYETAKNTSDRTETLVLIHGLGFDLRSWDFMVPYMTDNYHIVRYDLRGHGLSGSSKTTLDKLAALFVENLRMLLEDLQIQTFHIIAHGAGSIIALYFAKAYPDRVRSTVLLSLPLFNSSGTANKYKDYRKKLMTYQSMLALADHVIPNATLYPRHSAETEALYSAFAKVTFDVYLELLDFFAYAHNEIMDLFKQHTHPTLMLTGEQDPMYPPYLSSLIASANPNCRFMTLYNASNMVFYDQPEETFKQIEVFLNSKWINRAPLDPLLLNLHSEFLDMVNNNPAGNAPSVQLKINLLNRFTVAVDDIPIISGWGRRSAKDLLIYLLLNPVVTRDRLCEELWRDMDLVKARGQLRVCLTHLKQLLNNEVTKLIYSDKQQISLQTAVDSDVLTLMAEINRANEETNPELKEPLIHSVFAQIQPDLFRNLNQEWNLHLRVKMEIQLVTLAHQQSDYLASQGKFTAAIAFLKYVLLFNAEEFDAYEQIANLYEQNHQKHEAKKWRLKAEQLQHTKSM from the coding sequence ATGGCTTATATTTCAAGACATGACATCGATATCCATTATGAATACGAGACGGCAAAAAACACCAGTGACCGCACAGAAACCTTGGTACTTATCCATGGTCTGGGGTTTGATCTGAGAAGCTGGGACTTTATGGTTCCATATATGACTGACAACTACCATATTGTAAGATATGATCTCCGGGGTCATGGATTAAGCGGAAGCTCCAAGACTACCCTTGATAAACTGGCCGCATTATTTGTCGAAAATTTGCGAATGCTGCTGGAAGATCTCCAGATTCAAACCTTCCATATCATCGCCCATGGGGCAGGGAGCATTATTGCCCTGTATTTTGCCAAAGCGTATCCGGATCGAGTAAGAAGCACTGTTCTTTTGTCGCTTCCCTTGTTCAATTCGTCGGGGACAGCCAATAAATATAAGGACTACCGCAAAAAGCTGATGACTTATCAATCCATGCTGGCGCTTGCAGACCACGTGATTCCTAACGCAACCCTTTATCCGCGCCATAGCGCAGAAACGGAAGCGCTGTACAGCGCTTTTGCCAAAGTCACCTTTGACGTTTATCTGGAACTGCTGGATTTCTTTGCTTATGCACATAACGAGATTATGGATCTGTTCAAACAGCATACTCATCCGACATTAATGTTGACTGGGGAACAGGACCCGATGTATCCTCCCTATCTGTCCAGCCTGATTGCATCCGCCAATCCGAATTGCCGGTTTATGACCTTATACAATGCATCCAACATGGTTTTTTATGATCAGCCGGAGGAAACCTTTAAACAAATTGAAGTCTTTCTGAACAGTAAGTGGATAAACAGGGCTCCTTTGGACCCTTTGCTGTTGAATTTGCATTCCGAATTTCTGGACATGGTTAACAATAATCCGGCCGGTAACGCCCCATCCGTACAATTGAAGATCAATTTACTCAACAGATTTACGGTTGCCGTAGATGATATTCCGATTATTAGTGGCTGGGGAAGGAGAAGCGCCAAGGATTTGCTGATTTATTTGCTGCTGAATCCCGTCGTCACCAGAGACCGGCTCTGTGAAGAATTATGGCGGGATATGGATCTTGTCAAAGCCAGAGGTCAGCTTCGGGTATGCCTCACCCATCTGAAGCAGTTGCTGAACAATGAGGTCACGAAACTGATCTACAGCGATAAACAGCAAATTTCCCTGCAGACTGCTGTGGACTCCGATGTGCTGACTCTGATGGCGGAGATTAACCGGGCTAATGAGGAAACTAATCCTGAACTGAAGGAACCACTGATTCATTCTGTTTTTGCGCAGATCCAGCCTGACCTATTCAGAAATCTAAACCAGGAATGGAACCTGCACCTGAGAGTCAAAATGGAGATTCAACTGGTTACACTTGCCCATCAGCAATCAGATTATCTCGCGTCTCAAGGCAAGTTCACTGCGGCTATAGCGTTTTTAAAATATGTACTTTTATTTAATGCGGAAGAGTTCGATGCCTACGAGCAAATCGCTAACCTGTATGAACAAAACCATCAAAAGCATGAAGCGAAGAAATGGCGGCTCAAGGCGGAACAATTGCAGCACACCAAAAGTATGTAA
- a CDS encoding RicAFT regulatory complex protein RicA family protein: MPTYNTRDLIVREDIMGKAKELASLISTSEEVQHFQQAEQKILNHERVQGLIATIKKKQKEIVAFESFKNKEMVAKIEREIEVLQDEIDGIPVVNEFQQSQSDINYLLQLVISVIRDTVSEKINVEAGTEAPPSTCGD, encoded by the coding sequence ATGCCGACCTACAATACCCGCGATCTGATCGTGCGCGAGGATATTATGGGCAAAGCCAAGGAGCTCGCTTCACTCATTTCGACCAGCGAAGAGGTGCAGCATTTCCAGCAGGCCGAGCAAAAGATTCTGAATCATGAACGGGTGCAGGGACTGATCGCCACGATCAAGAAGAAGCAGAAGGAGATTGTGGCCTTTGAGAGCTTCAAGAATAAAGAGATGGTGGCCAAGATTGAGCGTGAAATTGAAGTGCTGCAGGATGAAATTGACGGCATACCGGTCGTGAACGAATTTCAGCAGAGCCAGAGCGATATTAACTATCTGCTGCAGCTCGTTATTTCTGTAATCCGAGACACCGTGTCGGAAAAAATCAATGTGGAAGCCGGCACTGAAGCGCCTCCGTCCACATGCGGTGATTAA
- a CDS encoding cysteine hydrolase family protein yields the protein MKALIVIDFTNDFIDGSLPVGQPGIDIASRVNQLTEQFVKSGDFVVMAVDLHEANDSYHPESKLFPPHNLRGSRGRELYGELHNVYEANQKDIYWMDKTRYSAFSGTDLELKLRERGIAELHLIGVCTDICVLHTAVDAYNKGFEIIIHEDAVASFNADGHVWALGHFRGSLGAKVVTAK from the coding sequence ATGAAGGCATTGATCGTGATCGATTTCACCAATGATTTTATTGACGGCAGCCTGCCTGTTGGACAGCCCGGCATAGACATTGCGTCCAGAGTGAACCAGTTGACGGAGCAATTTGTGAAGAGTGGCGATTTCGTGGTGATGGCGGTAGATTTACATGAAGCCAATGATTCCTATCATCCGGAGAGCAAACTGTTTCCACCGCATAATCTGCGCGGCAGCCGGGGGCGTGAGCTGTATGGGGAACTGCATAACGTATATGAAGCGAACCAGAAAGACATCTATTGGATGGACAAAACCCGTTACAGCGCCTTTAGCGGCACGGATTTGGAGCTGAAACTGCGTGAACGCGGGATTGCCGAGCTTCATCTGATAGGGGTATGTACAGATATTTGTGTGCTGCATACTGCAGTGGATGCATATAACAAAGGTTTTGAAATCATCATACACGAAGACGCTGTGGCGAGCTTTAATGCCGATGGGCATGTCTGGGCGCTGGGCCATTTCCGGGGCAGCCTTGGAGCAAAAGTAGTTACTGCAAAATAG
- a CDS encoding glycosyl hydrolase family 8: protein MKRRGKHKLGWKSFLLLCLALLILPAGSAFAAVNKPFPQHTTYTSGTIKPNHVTQTSMDNSVKTKWNAWKAAYLKPAGTGKYYVKYNSAGETVSEAHGYGMLFTVLMGGYDSNAQTYFDGLYNYYTEHPSSLNPYLMSWKQNSSFENIEGEDSATDGDMDIAYSLLLADKQWGSGGTVNYLQAANHIINAIMDDEINQTQWTIRLGDWANSGSYNTATRPSDFMLGHLKAFQAATGDTRWQNVADKTYTIINSLYTGYSTTTGLLPDFVVYSGGVYKPAPANFLEDANDGHYNYNSCRTPWRITTDYLISGDNRALSQLNQLNSWIKTKVSNTPGNIKDGYKLNGTTFGSYNSGAFYAPFGVSAMTSSANQSWLNSLWSHTAGSAAEDYYEDSIKLFSMIVMSGNWWTY, encoded by the coding sequence ATGAAAAGACGAGGCAAGCATAAACTTGGCTGGAAAAGCTTCTTGTTACTCTGTCTGGCGCTACTTATCCTGCCGGCTGGTTCCGCATTTGCTGCTGTAAACAAACCTTTCCCTCAGCATACGACTTATACGAGCGGCACAATCAAGCCTAACCATGTCACACAGACAAGTATGGACAACTCGGTAAAAACCAAATGGAATGCCTGGAAAGCGGCTTATCTGAAACCGGCAGGCACAGGAAAATATTACGTAAAATATAATTCGGCTGGCGAAACTGTATCCGAAGCCCATGGCTACGGTATGCTGTTCACGGTACTTATGGGTGGTTATGACAGCAACGCACAGACTTATTTTGACGGACTGTATAATTATTACACCGAACATCCCAGCTCTCTTAATCCTTACCTGATGTCGTGGAAGCAGAACAGCAGCTTTGAGAATATCGAGGGGGAAGATTCTGCTACGGACGGTGATATGGATATCGCCTACTCGCTCCTGCTCGCAGACAAACAGTGGGGCAGCGGCGGCACAGTTAACTATCTGCAGGCAGCCAATCACATTATAAATGCAATTATGGACGATGAAATCAATCAGACGCAGTGGACCATCCGTCTCGGCGATTGGGCGAACAGCGGCTCGTACAATACCGCTACCCGGCCATCGGACTTTATGCTGGGTCATTTAAAGGCATTTCAAGCAGCAACCGGAGATACCCGCTGGCAAAACGTTGCAGATAAAACCTATACGATCATCAACAGCCTGTATACAGGCTATAGCACTACCACCGGTTTGCTGCCCGACTTCGTGGTCTACTCTGGAGGGGTATACAAACCGGCGCCAGCCAACTTCCTTGAAGATGCCAACGACGGGCACTATAACTATAATTCCTGTCGTACCCCATGGCGGATTACAACCGATTACCTGATCTCGGGAGACAACCGAGCCTTATCCCAGCTTAACCAGCTCAACAGCTGGATCAAGACTAAAGTCAGCAATACGCCGGGCAATATTAAGGATGGCTACAAGCTCAATGGGACCACTTTCGGAAGCTACAACAGCGGTGCTTTTTATGCTCCGTTCGGGGTAAGTGCCATGACCTCTTCGGCTAACCAGAGCTGGCTGAATTCACTTTGGAGCCATACGGCAGGCAGCGCAGCGGAAGATTACTATGAAGACAGCATCAAGCTGTTCTCGATGATTGTGATGTCGGGTAACTGGTGGACTTACTAA
- a CDS encoding 2-oxoacid:acceptor oxidoreductase family protein, producing MVQLPKLNDLGFFEIRLESIGGLGANLAGKMLAEAGVVGAGLNGVSFSSYGSEKKGSAVKAHIRFCDLDTHIRDTSPVERPHVVGVFHEALAKTVNVTSGIYEHSTVLVNSAKTPEELKELLKMKAGTIAVIDATSIALKEKNRVNMAMLGALFRLCPFLDTETMKGVIEKSLGKKYPQAVQSAITTFERGFNEVKFMDFELPEGESMPEYVRSDISALGYETQPMGGTIINPGSSFLKNLSISRSGMIPAYENESCIHCAQCDTVCPDQCFVWEERLDRKGRSQMFLLGIDYQYCKGCLKCVGACPTSALSILREKEGYADSHTVHHQFDLISQS from the coding sequence GTGGTACAATTACCAAAATTGAACGATCTCGGTTTCTTTGAGATTCGTCTGGAGTCCATTGGAGGGCTGGGAGCGAATCTGGCCGGTAAGATGCTCGCGGAAGCGGGTGTAGTGGGCGCAGGTCTGAACGGCGTCAGTTTTTCGTCTTACGGCTCGGAGAAGAAGGGGTCAGCAGTAAAGGCCCATATCCGTTTCTGTGATTTGGACACACATATCCGCGATACTTCGCCGGTTGAGCGTCCACACGTCGTTGGGGTTTTTCATGAAGCACTAGCCAAAACCGTCAATGTGACAAGCGGCATTTATGAGCACAGTACCGTTCTTGTGAATTCGGCCAAGACGCCGGAGGAGCTGAAAGAGCTGCTCAAGATGAAGGCAGGCACGATCGCGGTGATCGATGCGACAAGCATTGCCCTGAAAGAAAAGAACCGGGTCAATATGGCGATGCTGGGTGCGTTGTTCCGGCTTTGTCCTTTCCTGGATACCGAAACCATGAAGGGCGTAATTGAGAAATCTCTTGGCAAAAAATATCCGCAAGCTGTACAATCGGCAATTACCACCTTTGAACGGGGCTTCAATGAAGTGAAGTTTATGGACTTCGAGCTGCCGGAGGGCGAAAGCATGCCGGAATATGTACGTTCCGACATTTCAGCGCTGGGCTATGAGACCCAGCCGATGGGGGGAACCATCATTAACCCGGGCAGCAGCTTCCTCAAGAATCTGAGTATTTCCCGTTCCGGAATGATTCCTGCATATGAGAATGAATCCTGCATCCACTGTGCACAGTGCGATACTGTTTGCCCCGATCAGTGTTTTGTCTGGGAAGAACGGCTCGACCGCAAAGGCCGCTCGCAAATGTTCCTGCTGGGCATTGACTATCAATATTGCAAGGGCTGCCTGAAATGTGTAGGCGCCTGTCCGACCTCTGCGCTGTCCATTCTGCGTGAGAAGGAAGGCTATGCGGACAGTCACACGGTGCACCATCAATTCGATCTTATATCGCAGTCTTAA
- the miaB gene encoding tRNA (N6-isopentenyl adenosine(37)-C2)-methylthiotransferase MiaB, protein MTMGNNSPDLKFGKGGSKDYSKYFDFSDAKVISEEEGKTTYRIKGRTVQINSNPDYKEGKRRGKQEIEVINFEDTDTNQAMEQFREINRHKQHYYFIATYGCQMNEHDTETMKGMLEQMGYLAAEDRNEADIILLNTCAIRENAEDKVFGELGHLKTLKLEKPGLLLGVCGCMSQEEGVVNRIMSKYGFVDMIFGTHNIHRLPQLVKEAVYSKELVVEVWSKEGDIIENLPKKREGMRAWVNIMYGCDKFCTYCIVPFTRGKERSRRPEDVIAEVRELARQGFKEVTLLGQNVNAYGKDFTDLDYTFGDLMDDMRKIDIPRIRFMTSHPRDFDDRLIEVLGKGGNLAEHIHLPVQSGSTAVLKKMSRKYTREAYMELVRKIKASVPAAVLTTDIIVGFPGETEEQFEETLSLVREVGYDMAYTFIYSPREGTPAAAMEDNVPAEVKSERLQRLNDLIKEQSRISNDRMLGELVEVLVEGESKNNAQVLSGRSSANKLVHFEGSKDLIGSLVQVRITDTKTWYIKGDCVAEAAAVL, encoded by the coding sequence ATGACAATGGGGAATAACTCACCGGACTTAAAATTCGGCAAGGGTGGTTCGAAAGATTACTCGAAGTATTTTGATTTTTCTGATGCCAAAGTCATCAGTGAAGAAGAAGGCAAAACTACGTATAGAATCAAAGGACGTACCGTACAGATCAATTCCAACCCGGACTACAAAGAGGGCAAGCGCAGGGGCAAGCAGGAAATAGAAGTTATAAACTTTGAAGATACTGATACAAATCAGGCCATGGAGCAGTTCCGGGAGATAAACCGCCACAAACAGCATTATTATTTCATCGCCACCTACGGCTGCCAGATGAACGAGCATGATACGGAAACGATGAAAGGCATGCTGGAGCAAATGGGTTATCTCGCTGCCGAAGACCGCAATGAGGCTGATATTATTCTGCTGAATACTTGTGCGATCCGCGAGAATGCCGAAGATAAGGTGTTCGGGGAGCTGGGCCATCTCAAGACGCTGAAGCTCGAGAAGCCGGGTCTGCTGCTTGGGGTCTGTGGCTGCATGTCACAGGAGGAAGGCGTGGTTAACCGCATCATGTCCAAATACGGCTTCGTTGACATGATCTTTGGCACGCACAATATCCACCGGCTGCCGCAGCTTGTTAAGGAAGCGGTTTATAGCAAGGAGCTTGTAGTTGAAGTCTGGTCCAAGGAAGGCGACATCATCGAGAACCTGCCGAAGAAACGGGAGGGGATGCGTGCCTGGGTGAATATCATGTACGGCTGTGATAAGTTCTGTACCTACTGCATCGTACCGTTTACGCGGGGTAAGGAGCGCAGCCGCCGTCCGGAGGATGTCATCGCCGAGGTTCGGGAGCTGGCCCGTCAGGGCTTTAAGGAAGTGACTTTGCTGGGGCAGAATGTGAATGCATACGGCAAGGATTTTACGGATTTGGATTATACATTCGGGGACCTCATGGACGATATGCGCAAGATCGACATTCCACGCATCCGCTTCATGACTTCGCATCCCCGCGATTTTGACGATAGATTGATTGAAGTACTGGGAAAAGGCGGAAATCTCGCAGAGCATATTCACCTGCCGGTACAGTCCGGAAGTACTGCCGTTCTGAAGAAGATGAGCCGCAAATACACACGTGAGGCGTACATGGAGCTTGTCCGCAAGATTAAGGCCAGTGTGCCGGCTGCCGTGCTGACGACGGATATCATCGTGGGATTCCCCGGTGAAACCGAGGAACAGTTCGAAGAAACACTGTCGCTGGTGCGTGAAGTAGGATATGATATGGCTTATACCTTCATTTATTCACCGCGCGAGGGTACGCCTGCGGCTGCGATGGAGGATAATGTACCCGCTGAGGTGAAGAGCGAGCGCCTGCAGCGGCTGAATGACCTCATTAAAGAGCAGAGCCGGATCAGCAATGACCGGATGCTCGGTGAACTGGTCGAGGTGCTGGTGGAAGGGGAGAGCAAGAATAACGCTCAAGTGCTTTCAGGCCGTTCCAGCGCCAACAAACTGGTGCATTTTGAAGGTTCGAAGGATCTCATCGGCAGTTTGGTGCAAGTCAGAATTACCGATACGAAAACATGGTACATTAAAGGGGATTGCGTGGCGGAAGCCGCGGCTGTCCTCTAA
- a CDS encoding NUDIX domain-containing protein: MSENAEQNYNAKKYRTPDGVPADIVMFTLTKRERKTVTKTLPLRELKVMLIRRKKWPCEGMWALPGGFCQEDESIYDAATRELKEETGVDGGHLEYLGVYSTPGRDPRGWIISHAFFALVEEWMLEQRQASDDAGEVGLFTLQEALEELELAFDHRDIINDAYLRIQQQMLQTTIARQFLPRHFTLSELYQVIQTVVPEFKEPNFIRKITSTRSRQGILKEVSDEAGNPLSSNQYSQRPAQLYMFTDHEPLLSIYT; the protein is encoded by the coding sequence GTGAGCGAGAACGCGGAACAAAACTATAACGCCAAAAAGTACCGTACACCGGACGGAGTTCCGGCCGATATTGTCATGTTTACCCTGACCAAACGGGAACGGAAGACGGTCACGAAGACGCTTCCGCTGCGCGAACTGAAAGTCATGCTGATCCGTCGGAAGAAATGGCCTTGCGAGGGCATGTGGGCCTTGCCGGGTGGCTTCTGCCAGGAAGATGAATCTATATATGATGCAGCCACACGTGAACTGAAGGAAGAAACCGGTGTGGACGGCGGACATTTGGAATACCTTGGTGTCTACAGTACACCAGGCCGGGATCCGCGCGGCTGGATTATCAGCCACGCCTTTTTCGCACTGGTGGAGGAGTGGATGCTGGAGCAGAGACAAGCCTCCGATGACGCGGGTGAGGTAGGGCTGTTTACGCTGCAGGAAGCGCTCGAAGAGCTGGAGCTGGCTTTTGACCACCGTGATATTATTAACGACGCCTATCTGCGGATTCAGCAGCAAATGCTGCAGACGACGATAGCCAGACAGTTTTTACCGCGGCATTTTACGCTGAGCGAGTTGTATCAGGTCATTCAGACCGTAGTGCCGGAATTTAAAGAACCGAACTTTATCCGCAAAATTACGTCAACCCGCAGCCGGCAGGGTATATTAAAGGAAGTAAGCGATGAAGCAGGCAATCCGCTCAGCTCCAACCAATACTCCCAGCGCCCTGCCCAGCTCTATATGTTTACGGACCACGAGCCATTATTATCAATTTATACTTAA
- a CDS encoding nicotinate phosphoribosyltransferase — translation MRRELALHTDKYQINMMYAHWVNGSHKRKAVFEAYFRKLPFGNGFAVFAGLERIAQYISELRFTEEDIRYLSEQEENYAPAFLEELLQFHFQGSIHSMKEGALVFPDEPLIRVEGTIMEAQLVETAILNFMNYQTLIATKASRIKQVAPDDILLEFGTRRAQEADAAVWGARAAYIGGFHATSNMLAGKMFGIPTKGTHAHSWVQSFASEQEAFDAYAKVLPDGVTLLVDTFDTLRSGVPHAINTAKKLEAEGKRMNGIRLDSGDLAYLSRQARKMLDEAGLQYVKIVASNDLDENTIMNLKAQGAAIDTWGVGTQLITASDQPSLGGVYKLVEIESPSGEMVPTIKISSNPEKVSTPGKKEVFRIVGTNGKALADYISFPEETGPRSGARLKLFNPLHPYMKKHVDRYEALPMLEPIYVNGFQVYKLPELNEIRRYHQEQLDLFWPEYLRILNPEVYRVNLSEQVWDRKQQLIAEHMQQDIE, via the coding sequence TTGAGGAGAGAGCTTGCTCTACATACGGACAAATATCAGATTAATATGATGTACGCCCACTGGGTGAATGGAAGCCATAAACGCAAGGCTGTATTCGAAGCCTATTTCCGCAAGCTTCCCTTCGGGAACGGCTTTGCTGTGTTCGCGGGCCTGGAGCGGATCGCTCAGTACATCAGTGAATTGCGTTTCACTGAGGAAGACATCCGTTACTTGTCTGAGCAGGAGGAGAATTATGCACCTGCTTTTCTGGAGGAGCTGCTGCAGTTTCATTTCCAGGGCAGCATCCATTCCATGAAGGAAGGAGCGCTTGTCTTTCCCGATGAGCCGCTGATTCGTGTGGAAGGAACGATCATGGAGGCTCAGCTTGTGGAGACTGCCATCCTGAACTTCATGAACTATCAGACGCTGATCGCCACCAAAGCTTCCCGTATCAAGCAGGTGGCGCCGGATGATATTCTGCTTGAGTTTGGCACACGGCGTGCTCAGGAAGCCGACGCAGCGGTGTGGGGAGCACGTGCGGCTTATATCGGCGGCTTCCATGCCACCTCCAATATGTTGGCCGGCAAAATGTTCGGCATACCCACGAAGGGCACACATGCCCATTCATGGGTGCAGAGCTTCGCCAGCGAACAGGAGGCGTTTGATGCTTATGCCAAGGTGCTGCCGGATGGCGTTACGCTGCTGGTGGATACATTTGACACGCTGCGCAGCGGTGTGCCGCATGCGATTAACACCGCGAAGAAGCTGGAGGCAGAGGGTAAACGCATGAACGGCATCCGGCTCGACAGCGGAGACTTGGCCTATTTGTCACGCCAGGCACGCAAGATGCTCGATGAAGCCGGACTGCAGTATGTCAAGATCGTCGCTTCCAATGATCTCGATGAGAACACGATCATGAACTTGAAGGCGCAGGGAGCTGCCATAGATACCTGGGGTGTGGGAACACAGCTGATTACGGCATCCGATCAGCCTTCCCTCGGCGGAGTGTACAAGCTGGTGGAGATTGAGTCCCCTTCCGGTGAAATGGTACCGACGATCAAAATCTCCTCCAACCCCGAAAAAGTATCTACGCCGGGCAAGAAGGAAGTGTTCCGGATTGTCGGCACCAATGGCAAGGCGCTGGCCGATTATATCAGCTTCCCTGAAGAAACTGGCCCGCGCAGCGGTGCCCGATTGAAGCTGTTTAATCCGCTGCATCCGTATATGAAGAAGCATGTGGACCGTTACGAGGCGCTGCCGATGCTGGAGCCAATCTACGTCAATGGTTTCCAGGTTTATAAATTACCGGAGCTGAATGAGATCCGCCGCTACCATCAGGAGCAGCTCGACCTGTTCTGGCCTGAGTATCTGCGCATACTCAATCCTGAGGTGTACCGCGTGAATCTCAGCGAGCAGGTGTGGGACCGCAAGCAGCAGCTGATCGCTGAGCATATGCAACAGGATATCGAGTAG